In Erigeron canadensis isolate Cc75 chromosome 7, C_canadensis_v1, whole genome shotgun sequence, one DNA window encodes the following:
- the LOC122607532 gene encoding protein LURP-one-related 8-like yields MTRVYPKTVIPPLVSLDNNRHKFLPESSTSAVRNVNNPVVLTVWKKSLLFSCDGFTVFDTKGNLVFRVDNYAAGNRGEIVLMDASGHSLLTIRRKKLSFTDNWLVYDGDTTVNPRFSVTKHVNFINTKSLAHVSTTGGSPRKSNKKNIAYEIEGSYAQRSCVVYDDKRRRVAEIKRKEAVGGVAFGGDVFRLVVQPDIDSTVAMALVVLLDQMFGGSSRRF; encoded by the exons ATGACAAGAGTATACCCCAAAACTGTTATCCCTCCTCTTGTTTCTTTAGACAATAATAGGCATAAATTCTTACCGGAATCGTCTACTAGTGCTGTTCGAAATGTTAATAATCCTGTTGTTCTTACCGTTTGGAAAAAATCATTGCTGTTTAGTTGTGATGGATTTACCGTGTTTGATACTAAAGGCAATCTTGTGTTTCGAGTTGACAACTATGCTGCTGGCAACAGGGGTGAGATTGTTCTCATGGATGCTTCGGGTCACTCTCTACTCACTATTCGTCgcaag AAGTTAAGCTTTACAGACAACTGGCTTGTCTACGACGGAGACACAACCGTAAATCCACGTTTCTCGGTAACGAAACACGTGAATTTCATAAACACGAAGTCGCTAGCTCATGTTAGCACCACGGGCGGATCACCAAGAAAAAGCAACAAAAAGAATATAGCCTATGAGATTGAAGGCTCTTATGCGCAACGTTCGTGTGTGGTGTATGATGACAAGAGACGACGAGTTGCTGAGATCAAACGTAAAGAAGCAGTTGGAGGTGTTGCGTTTGGTGGAGACGTTTTCCGTCTAGTTGTACAACCAGATATTGATTCCACGGTTGCAATGGCACTAGTCGTCCTTCTAGATCAAATGTTCGGTGGTTCATCAAGAAGATtctaa
- the LOC122606875 gene encoding 2,3-bisphosphoglycerate-independent phosphoglycerate mutase, with amino-acid sequence MGSTGFSWKLADHPKLPKGKLVAMIVLDGWGEADADKYNCIHVADTPTMDSLKNGAPDKWRLVRAHGTAVGLPTEDDMGNSEVGHNALGAGRIYAQGAKLVDLALASGKIYEDEGFNYIKESFADNTLHLIGLMSDGGVHSRLDQLQLLLRGASERGAKKIRVHVLTDGRDVLDGSSVGFAEILEAELADLQSKGIDAKVASGGGRMYVTMDRYENDWGVVKRGWDAQVLGEAPHKFKSVVEAIKTLRQAPGANDQYLPPFVIVDDSGKPVGPIVDGDAVVTVNFRADRMTMLAQALEYEKFDKFDRVRVPKIRYAGMLQYDGELKLPSHYLVSPPLIDRTSGEYLVNNGVRTFACSETVKFGHVTFFWNGNRSGYFNAELEEYVEIPSDSGITFNVQPLMKALEIGEKARDAILSGRFDQVRVNIPNGDMVGHTGDVEATVVACKAADEAVKMILDAVEQVGGIYVVTADHGNAEDMVKRNKKGEPILKDGEVQILTSHTLQPVPIAIGGPGLAAGVKFRKDVPSGGLANVAATVMNLHGFVAPDDYETTLIEVVD; translated from the exons ATGGGAAGCACAGGATTCTCATGGAAATTGGCGGATCATCCAAAGCTGCCGAAAGGAAAGCTGGTGGCTATGATTGTATTGGATGGTTGGGGTGAAGCGGATGCTGATAAGTATAACTGTATTCATGTTGCTGATACTCCTACCATGGATTCCCTTAAAAAC GGTGCCCCTGATAAATGGAGACTGGTGAGAGCTCATGGTACTGCTGTCGGGCTTCCCACGGAAGATGATATGGGAAACAGTGAAGTTGGACATAATGCTCTTGGTGCTGGAAGAATTTATGCTCAAGG TGCAAAGCTAGTTGATCTTGCTCTAGCCTCTGGAAAAATCTACGAAGATGAAGGTTTCAACTACATTAAGGAATCTTTTGCAGATAATACTCTGCACCTTATTGGACTGATGAGTGATGGGGGTGTGCACTCACGTCTTGATCAGCTACAG TTGTTGCTCAGAGGAGCTAGTGAGCGTGGTGCTAAGAAGATACGTGTTCATGTGCTTACTGATGGCCGTGATGTTTTGGATGGTTCAAGTGTTGGTTTTGCTGAAATACTTGAAGCAGAACTTGCAGATCTACAAAGCAAAGGCATCGATGCTAAGGTTGCTTCTGGTGGGGGGCGAATGTATGTCACTATGGATCGTTATGAG AATGACTGGGGAGTAGTGAAACGTGGATGGGATGCTCAGGTTCTTGGTGAGGCCCCACACAAGTTTAAGAGTGTTGTTGAGGCTATCAAGACACTTAGGCAAGCTCCTGGTGCTAATGACCAATACCTACCCCCGTTTGTCATTGTTGATGATAGTGGAAAGCCCGTTGGTCCTATTGTGGATGGTGATGCTGTCGTCACTGTCAACTTCCGAGCTGATCGTATGACCATGCTTGCCCAAGCTCTGGAATATGAgaaatttgataaatttgacAGAGTGCGGGTCCCTAAAATCCGTTATGCTGGTATGCTTCAGTATGATGGGGAGTTGAAGCTTCCAAGCCACTACCTTGTATCTCCTCCATTGATAGACAGGACATCTGGCGAATATTTGGTGAATAATGGAGTTCGCACTTTTGCTTGCAG TGAGACCGTCAAATTCGGGCATGTCACATTTTTCTGGAATGGAAACCGCTCTGGATATTTCAATGCTGAGTTGGAAGAATATGTTGAAATTCCCAGCGATAGTGGAATTACCTTTAACGTACAACCACTTATGAAAGCTTTGGAGATTGGTGAGAAGGCCCGTGATGCTATCCTCAGTGGAAGATTCGACCAG GTGCGTGTGAACATACCAAATGGTGACATGGTTGGGCATACTGGTGATGTTGAGGCTACTGTTGTGGCCTGCAAGGCTGCTGATGAAGCTGTAAAG ATGATCCTCGATGCAGTAGAGCAAGTCGGTGGAATTTATGTGGTGACTGCAGATCATGGTAACGCTGAGGACATGGTAAAGAGAAACAAGAAAGGTGAGCCTATTCTCAAGGATGGCGAAGTTCAGATCCTAACATCACACACTCTTCAGCCG GTGCCTATTGCAATTGGAGGCCCTGGGTTAGCAGCAGGTGTGAAGTTCCGTAAGGATGTACCAAGTGGAGGACTAGCTAATGTAGCGGCAACTGTGATGAACTTGCACGGGTTTGTAGCTCCCGACGACTACGAGACAACTCTTATTGAAGTTGTTGACTGA